The Lycium barbarum isolate Lr01 chromosome 9, ASM1917538v2, whole genome shotgun sequence genome has a segment encoding these proteins:
- the LOC132611822 gene encoding protein FAR1-RELATED SEQUENCE 8-like: protein MAPNRVIKTLNNVLGIDENDSLLSNGGRDDEDSDGSFNGGADSYVDSEDEELNMLALAEGDEAPDVLPLAGGDEELNMLVPAEGDEVMNMLAPAEGDEEMNMPDQGEEGVENSNMFDQGSDQEEYEDHGVEEDENGTDDQTFTGEEFLQGPIERMTFKSKESLFAFYKEHGRLKGFGVVKKACNKKGSDRIRYVSYGCDKGRKSNKKRQSKRVDYKATVNAILMHNGSWSVSKVNRVHNHRFYYGLSRFMPSHRDVSKSLKRHLVAHDIAGLRPSKSIRLLEVQAGGPENLRCTPKDCRNYTLQQRRLRTLTTDSEAVSRFLAKMQIKDREFYYAVDPDNAGRLRNVVWVYTHCKYGYREFHDVICFDTTYLVNQWRMSFASFIGVNQHRQSILLGYALVTSEDIDTYKYVFMTCYII from the coding sequence ATGGCTCCAAACCGAGTCATCAAGACCTTGAATAATGTTTTAGGGATTGACGAGAATGACAGCTTGCTCTCTAATGGTGGTAGAGACGATGAGGATTCAGACGGCAGTTTCAATGGTGGTGCAGACTCATATGTAGACAGCGAAGATGAGGAACTAAACATGTTGGCTCTAGCGGAAGGAGATGAAGCGCCAGACGTGTTGCCTCTAGCGGGAGGAGATGAAGAGCTAAACATGTTGGTTCCAGCGGAAGGAGATGAAGTGATGAACATGCTGGCTCCAGCGGAAGGAGATGAAGAGATGAACATGCCAGACCAAGGGGAGGAAGGAGTTGAAAATTCAAATATGTTTGATCAAGGGTCGGATCAAGAAGAATATGAGGATCATGGGGTAGAAGAGGATGAAAATGGAACGGATGATCAGACCTTCACCGGTGAAGAATTTTTACAAGGTCCTATTGAAAGGATGACATTCAAAAGTAAAGAATCTTTGTTTGCATTTTACAAAGAACACGGCAGATTGAAAGGTTTTGGCGTGGTTAAAAAAGCATGTAACAAAAAGGGTTCTGATAGGATTAGGTATGTCTCGTATGGTTGTGATAAAGGCAGGAAATCAAATAAAAAGCGACAAAGCAAAAGGGTTGACTATAAAGCTACTGTTAATGCTATTTTGATGCATAATGGTTCATGGAGTGTTTCTAAGGTGAATCGAGTGCATAATCACCGTTTCTATTATGGACTATCACGCTTTATGCCTTCACACAGGGATGTGAGCAAATCTTTGAAGAGACATCTTGTAGCTCATGACATCGCAGGTTTAAGACCTTCTAAGAGCATAAGACTTTTGGAAGTTCAAGCCGGTGGCCCTGAAAATTTGAGATGTACCCCAAAGGACTGCAGAAATTACACTCTGCAGCAGAGGAGGCTGAGAACCTTGACCACGGATAGCGAAGCAGTAAGCAGGTTTCTCGCTAAAATGCAGATCAAGGATAGGGAGTTTTACTACGCGGTTGACCCGGATAATGCTGGCAGGCTCCGGAACGTCGTGTGGGTTTATACACACTGTAAGTATGGATATCGGGAGTTTCATGATGTAATATGTTTCGATACAACATACCTTGTGAATCAATGGCGCATGTCATTTGCTTCGTTTATTGGTGTGAATCAGCACCGCCAGTCCATACTTTTGGGATATGCTTTGGTTACTAGCGAGGACATTGATACTTACAAGTATGTCTTCATGACTTGTTACATCATTTGA